TATTTTTGTATAAACAAGATAAAATAACCAAAATGGTCTTGTAAatttgtacattttatttttggcCCGATAAATTATGTTATATTTTGGTTTTTAGTCTTTTTTCGTGGAGTGCTGACGTGGCATCATAAAATAATGTGACATCGAGAAATGCTGATGTGTTCTGTGACAAGTCATCTCTCAATGAAAAAACTAAAATCCAAAATATAACATAACTTACGGTACCAAAACCCAAAATTGGATATTTACatgatcaaaatataaaatgaaCAAATTTACATGACCATTTTGACTATTATCGATATGGCCGAGAATGAGCAGAGGATACAAATTTGAGTTAAAAAAAAAGTCCTTTTTCCCATTTTCAATAAATACATAAATCATTAATCACAACAGTTCTTCGTTGAATATGTAGACTCACCATGCATGTATAATGCTGAAAGAAGGGCCTACGACAAAAATATAGGAAACTTCATATTTAGAACTTGAAACAGAAAGAAGGGTTTGTCCATGTTACAACAAAATAGATATTACTAATAATATCagtaatgaaaataataatattaaaggTAGTATATAATGTGTGCTCGGAGAATCTGTGCATCCCCCAAGACTCCtgggaaaaatatatatagatacaCAAAAATACATGTACAGCAGCTCCTGATACAGTTAGGAGTTTCTCTCTGTCAAGATGGaaaaggaaaataaataaaagcacAAAAGAATATTACTGTACTGTTACACTTGCATTAGGATTCAGTTCAGATAGTTTTAAGCCTCTTTAAAGCTTGGCCGAATTCATCGCCCATACTTGCATCTCGTGGAACATCATCCTGCTGCAAAATGTGCAATAATTCGAAAGTTTATGGGGTGAAAAGAAGAGCAAAGCAGTAGGATGAGATCATTTTTGTTGCTAAGATTACGTGAATGAGGTGCCCAAGCACCTAACCTTGACAGTGGATGTGGAAGAATTAGCACCGTCAGATCTCTTTCCCAGATCAATCTGCACCGAGATGCTGGCCTGAGAAAGATCGATTCCCGATTCCTGTAACGCTAGTGTAAGTGTACTCAACAACCTGTTGATACAATAAACTCATGAAGTTATCACCAAATCATAGAAGCCACACTATCACAACTAAGAGGCTCATTCCATCAAAAAAGACAGAAAGAACTAAAGAGGCTCACCTCTGTGAATAGGCACTTGAGATGCTGATAGTACCACTTTCAATGGCCAAATTCTGGTCTTTGAGCTTATCTCCGGTCCAGTAATCTGTACATGACCTGTTctgaagaacatgagatggGATCCATGATGTGGCTTTATTCATATCTGATGCATGTTGCGGTGAGAGCGGGGAAGCTACAGCGCTTGTTCTGCCTGAATTGAAAATGCTTGGTTGCATTGGTAAATGAACTGGTGCTGCCTTAGAAGTCAATTCAGGTTGCTGAGCCTTCTCTTTGAATGTGGTAGCAGTGCTTGTGTCCGATTCAACTAAATTTTGTCCGTTGATTGGCATAGCAGGGGAGACTCGGATTTTATTCTCCTCAAACCTCACAGCGAACGCTGATGCTGGGCCAGAACCAGTGTTCGCCCATTGTGAATGATCAATAACACCTTCACCCATATGACAGTTCCTCTGTTTACCAGTGAAATGAAATTACTAATTTAATTTGGTTGCAGATGTTAAGAGCATCGACAAGCAGATTCTTTCGTTCAAGCTATAGGCAAAGTGagtatttttttcttattacaAATGCAACACTATATTAAGCATAGAACTCACAATCATCCGGATTACCTGAAAATTTTGTATCCGAGAAAGCAAAAAAATGCTATTTGGAAAATATAAGCTTACTCTTTGGATGATCTTGGATGTTTCGTGGTTCCAGACACTGTATGAACTTTCATATTTGATTACTTTTTCTTGCAAGAACTGAATATACTCAATAACCTGCAAATATATTGTGAACTTCAATTTTGAAAGCCAAGAATCATATATATCTGATGttagaagaaaattttattttaagatctGCACCTCTAATAAGAACGATGCTTTGTCTCTCTTCTGGTCGTTGTTAGGAACTATCTCCCTTAGATTTTGAAATCTGAGTTACACGGAAAAATTATCATACAAGCTAGAGTTAAAAATCTGAGTACACATTGGGATGCAAGCATGCTCATGTTTGAAGTTTGAGAGCTCGTAGACATGCCTGTCATTAATCTTGCTTCTCCTACGTTGCTCAGTTGCTGAGTGTTTCGAACGTGGTGTGTTAGGCATCTGATCTATGGTCCTTGCTTCAGTTTTCACTGATAAATTACCTGCAAAATTTTATCTAATCACAAGTGCAAACACAAGCACTTGGCAGTCAATGACCATTATACAAAATAAAAGGAGACCTTTTGATTGAAATGAAGGCGCTTTCTTAATAACGAACTCTTTGTCGTCGTCGTCATCACACTCCTCTTCATCATTTTTAGACGATTTTATCACACTCATGAAACAGTGGTTCTTCTGAGACGACGTTGGCCTATAAAATGACATCAAAAATTCATAGACGACTTTAAAAAGTTGAAAAGTAAACAATATATGTTCTTGATAtctaaaacatttaaaaatttatgaaaattgATAAACAAAAATGACTAACTGAGAAGATGAGAAAGAGCCCAAGGTTGCGGTGTTCTGCTTATTGTTAGAAGATGATTGTGATGGCCTTTCCAACGCTGGTGTCCATTGCCCACCCACCATATTCAGACCTGCTTCTGCCAAACATTAAATCAATTTTGAGATGGAGATCATGAAGgttcaattttaaatttcatcATTAGTACAACATGAAGACCACTGCAAACAAACAAAGAGACAATTCGCTGACATTCGGTTAGGCCAAGtactaaaaaatttaaacttcaaGCTTGAGATAAGAAAAGTCTATCGCTTGACATAGAGAAAATTCTTAAAATCCATCCCACAGTTGAGATAACTTGCCACATATCAATGTTGAGGACAACGAAACTTTGAAACTGGTGGAATAGAAATGGTAGCAGTTCTTGATCATGTAGCTGCATGACTTCTTGAGAAGCATGAGGCTTGATTGTAAACGAAAAGATCTAACCCAAAACTGAAATTGTAATGCTGATCCTCAGGCCAAGCATTTTATAGAACCTATTTATTACTAGGAAAGTTCCAAGGGCTACCATGAGGAGCGGAGCTAGCGTTCTGAGGTCGAGGGAGTAAAATTTTTAACCAACACTTTTCATAATGTTTGAAGGGTCACAAAAATACAATGCCAAGTTaaaattgatttatttaaaaaaaaatcaattaaggGTTTATCCACCATGGACTGCGTATGGCAAAAAAATGTATCTTGATACCATATTCGCATGCATGAACTAAGCTCTATTCAGTATTCCCACAGCAAGTGCCTATTATTCATTCCCGTATTCAGAATATAAACGGGTTACCTTGCAGAACATGTCTTTGTGCGGAAAAATTCTCCTTCCCTGTCTTTCCCTTTTTAACTGCAGATTCATCCCACAGAGTGAAACCACTCCCTATATGAGAACTGCTGTTTGAGTTTTCATCATTTCTTATGGCACTACTTGCCTGCATCGTATATAAGCTTCCTTCTCCTTCTAGCTTTAAACCTCTTTGGTTAAAATAAGAGATGCTGTATGAGCCAACTCCGCCAGGAAGAAGATGCTCCGCTGCTGGCGTTGGAAGCTTATCGACGACACTCATTTCAACTTTGTTTTCCTCTTTTGTCCCATTCTTCCCCACCCGTTCCAGTGGTAGTAAAAAGTCATGTGTTTCAAGACAGCCACCTGCCATTTGTGATTATCGTGATGATGATTAAGCATAACAATAGGgaatatgtatgtgtgtgtatatatatatattgaatttttaaatcCATAATCTATAAATCCAGATGAAACCCATATTACTTACCTAGCAATATATAAACTGAAGTTAGCCAGCATGATCTAGTCCAGTAAAGATTGAACACgaatttgtttttaatataaattccaTATCCAAAATATGGTATGCCCAGCCAAATTCCTCGGTTCGATTCTACCGATGAAATACCATGATTACCAGTGATTCGAACATGATGGATCATGGCACTCGTGGCTTGCCATCAGACATTTCCTCTTCCCCACCCACAATCATGCAAATTTCACCAGTCCCCAATCTAGCAAATTGTTATCTGCGATTCAGGTTTTCTttgttctttctttctttctttattttatttctcctCGCACGCCTtgaaatttatataagaatAAAACGAAAAGAAAAAATCTAGAAAATATGCCTGGTGTATAAACGATAATCTACACAATTTCCAAGATAAACAGTGATTTTTCTGCtggaataaaatttaaacagAAAAATTCTGATGGGATTTCTGCGTGAGTGGAGATCAAATACTTTTACCCTGTTGAGGTGTTGGATCTTGCTGGACCGGTGGAGACGATGAGTACAGTGAGAGAAAGTCATGGGTTGCCTTTCTACCTGTTCATGTAACAAAAATCATGTCTCAATCAGTTACACGAATCCATAATAAGAAAATCTCGGATAtaatttcttcttttctttcatacacgaacaaaataaaaaataaatacccTGATTCAGATTAAAACCAGAAGTTTTTGTTGAGAAATTCTTTGTTTACCTTCAGTTTCAAGAGCTCTGGGTCGAGGCAATTCCATGAGAAGCGAACCAAAATTCAGCTGAATTGTGGAGATTTTCTCAACCAGATAACGGAAATGAATTCAAAATCCTTTCGAACGGGTAATTCAGAATTCAAACTTAACGGTGTGAATTAAATCAGATCCGTCTGCACGGTGGAGATCGTATTAGCATTGACGAAGAAAATTTCATGTGAACATATCGCCATAAGAATTCAGCTCAAATCTCATATCGGACCATTCAGTTCATTACTCCATTCCTTGTTCACTTCTTCATCAAATCTGCAGGCAAAGAACTCAACTGTTATTCTCATAATGCAACTAAAAACACGTTACGTAGCCATTGAACCGCGAACAGAAGATCGGACAAAGCAGAAAGAAAGGTCGAGAAAAAAGAAAAGCTGGAGACAAAAAAAAGACGCATACCCAGAATCACAATTAAGGCGAATAACGCATAATTCAGCTCAGATTCTCCGAAAGTCCAGAAATTTAAGATGAAAGCAATACGAAGCAGAAACTTTCTCAGATTGCCGGCAGGCCCAGTTCGAAACAACACAATTCCCGAACACCCAGAAAAGGAGGAGGAAATCGTGTTCGGTGGAAGAAGGTGAGAGAAACAACGAGCGAACTCTCTCACTAAAACTTCTTCCTCCCGAAGATGGCGAGAATATTTTTctccattatatatatacacacacagaGAGAGTCGAAGAACAGGGTTTTTGTTCCTCGTTCTCCGTTTTGGAGAGATGGGGTTGTTGCCGTTAGGAATTTAACGACGTTAATTAACGGCGTTGGCGAATATTTTGGTGATCCCGATTAATACTCCTTATTTACTGAAGCTAAATCTTGTGGGAATCCGAGCATAAATTGCTTTGGggtaattattattaaatattatatttaattatttgttttttcatataaataaaaaaaattcatgatcaataaatattacatatatatatttatttgtttttacacaacaaataaaaaaaatccttataaaaaaattttatatttcatttttatttaattcattaaaaaattattacattttttttccaataggtagttgagtaggtctcttgagATGGTCtcgcgaatctttatatgtTAGACGTGTCAACCTacaaatattcacaataaaaagtaatacttttagtataaaaagtaatattttttcattgatgacccaaataagatatctgtctcacaaaatacgatccatgagaccgtctcacacaaatctTTGCCCAAATTagttaatattaatatattgtTAAAAAATGTCATCGAACTGAGTATATattcaaaataattgaaaaactaaaaaaataatcttatataagatttataattttttattgtttgaaataaaattatatattcatgAAAATTGATATAAGGAGAATTTGATgtaaaaaaagataaaattttattttgatattttataaaatatttttaaaaaaaattatcaaatattttttgaaagctCATAGGTTcacatataacatatatattttttcaataaaatttaaattataaaattttcaaattgattaTTACTTTTAAACAATATAGAATTCTTTCTAAAGGACTTTAATTCCAGTGCATTCTCGACCACCTTTGTCCCCTCCCAGAAATACATTCCCACCACCGTATGACTATTTTTCTAAGAATCCTCGAACTCGTCTCAAATTTAAGATCTTGATGTCAATTTAGTGACAAACATCGGTTaatgattatattttatatgtgttGTTATCTAATCAGACGATTGTATTTGAggttattaaaattatttttcttcgAGCAAGTTTTTTATAAGACTATCTCACATACCTATATATATAATACGGGTCAACCTGATACATATTTGAAATGAAAAGTAGTATTTTTAATTCATGTCACAAAATTGATTTACGAGAGTTTTTCATATTAGTTTTTATGTATTTCTTTTACATGATCTCAAACTAAGGcatttataaattcaaatttttgtgAGACTCAGTGATATAATTGAACACGTTGTTCTACAAAACAAAAGTACTCGTGAAATGATTTGAcgagtcaattttatgagacagatcatCTATTAAGATCACTcgtgaaaaatataaatttttattgtatTGTCTCACG
This window of the Primulina tabacum isolate GXHZ01 chromosome 12, ASM2559414v2, whole genome shotgun sequence genome carries:
- the LOC142520754 gene encoding transcription factor BIM1 isoform X4 yields the protein MELPRPRALETEGRKATHDFLSLYSSSPPVQQDPTPQQGKSGCLETHDFLLPLERVGKNGTKEENKVEMSVVDKLPTPAAEHLLPGGVGSYSISYFNQRGLKLEGEGSLYTMQASSAIRNDENSNSSSHIGSGFTLWDESAVKKGKTGKENFSAQRHVLQGLNMVGGQWTPALERPSQSSSNNKQNTATLGSFSSSQPTSSQKNHCFMSVIKSSKNDEEECDDDDDKEFVIKKAPSFQSKGNLSVKTEARTIDQMPNTPRSKHSATEQRRRSKINDRFQNLREIVPNNDQKRDKASFLLEVIEYIQFLQEKVIKYESSYSVWNHETSKIIQRRNCHMGEGVIDHSQWANTGSGPASAFAVRFEENKIRVSPAMPINGQNLVESDTSTATTFKEKAQQPELTSKAAPVHLPMQPSIFNSGRTSAVASPLSPQHASDMNKATSWIPSHVLQNRSCTDYWTGDKLKDQNLAIESGTISISSAYSQRLLSTLTLALQESGIDLSQASISVQIDLGKRSDGANSSTSTVKQDDVPRDASMGDEFGQALKRLKTI
- the LOC142520754 gene encoding transcription factor BIM1 isoform X1 encodes the protein MELPRPRALETEGRKATHDFLSLYSSSPPVQQDPTPQQGKSGCLETHDFLLPLERVGKNGTKEENKVEMSVVDKLPTPAAEHLLPGGVGSYSISYFNQRGLKLEGEGSLYTMQASSAIRNDENSNSSSHIGSGFTLWDESAVKKGKTGKENFSAQRHVLQEAGLNMVGGQWTPALERPSQSSSNNKQNTATLGSFSSSQPTSSQKNHCFMSVIKSSKNDEEECDDDDDKEFVIKKAPSFQSKGNLSVKTEARTIDQMPNTPRSKHSATEQRRRSKINDRFQNLREIVPNNDQKRDKASFLLEVIEYIQFLQEKVIKYESSYSVWNHETSKIIQRRNCHMGEGVIDHSQWANTGSGPASAFAVRFEENKIRVSPAMPINGQNLVESDTSTATTFKEKAQQPELTSKAAPVHLPMQPSIFNSGRTSAVASPLSPQHASDMNKATSWIPSHVLQNRSCTDYWTGDKLKDQNLAIESGTISISSAYSQRLLSTLTLALQESGIDLSQASISVQIDLGKRSDGANSSTSTVKQDDVPRDASMGDEFGQALKRLKTI
- the LOC142520754 gene encoding transcription factor BIM1 isoform X3 translates to MELPRPRALETEGRKATHDFLSLYSSSPPVQQDPTPQQGGCLETHDFLLPLERVGKNGTKEENKVEMSVVDKLPTPAAEHLLPGGVGSYSISYFNQRGLKLEGEGSLYTMQASSAIRNDENSNSSSHIGSGFTLWDESAVKKGKTGKENFSAQRHVLQEAGLNMVGGQWTPALERPSQSSSNNKQNTATLGSFSSSQPTSSQKNHCFMSVIKSSKNDEEECDDDDDKEFVIKKAPSFQSKGNLSVKTEARTIDQMPNTPRSKHSATEQRRRSKINDRFQNLREIVPNNDQKRDKASFLLEVIEYIQFLQEKVIKYESSYSVWNHETSKIIQRRNCHMGEGVIDHSQWANTGSGPASAFAVRFEENKIRVSPAMPINGQNLVESDTSTATTFKEKAQQPELTSKAAPVHLPMQPSIFNSGRTSAVASPLSPQHASDMNKATSWIPSHVLQNRSCTDYWTGDKLKDQNLAIESGTISISSAYSQRLLSTLTLALQESGIDLSQASISVQIDLGKRSDGANSSTSTVKQDDVPRDASMGDEFGQALKRLKTI
- the LOC142520754 gene encoding transcription factor BIM1 isoform X2, translated to MELPRPRALETEGRKATHDFLSLYSSSPPVQQDPTPQQGKSGCLETHDFLLPLERVGKNGTKEENKVEMSVVDKLPTPAAEHLLPGGVGSYSISYFNQRGLKLEGEGSLYTMQASSAIRNDENSNSSSHIGSGFTLWDESAVKKGKTGKENFSAQRHVLQEAGLNMVGGQWTPALERPSQSSSNNKQNTATLGSFSSSQPTSSQKNHCFMSVIKSSKNDEEECDDDDDKEFVIKKAPSFQSKGNLSVKTEARTIDQMPNTPRSKHSATEQRRRSKINDRFQNLREIVPNNDQKRDKASFLLEVIEYIQFLQEKVIKYESSYSVWNHETSKIIQRRNCHMGEGVIDHSQWANTGSGPASAFAVRFEENKIRVSPAMPINGQNLVESDTSTATTFKEKAQQPELTSKAAPVHLPMQPSIFNSGRTSAVASPLSPQHASDMNKATSWIPSHVLQNRSCTDYWTGDKLKDQNLAIESGTISISSAYSQRLLSTLTLALQESGIDLSQASISVQIDLGKRSDGANSSTSTVKDDVPRDASMGDEFGQALKRLKTI